Proteins from a genomic interval of Quercus robur chromosome 9, dhQueRobu3.1, whole genome shotgun sequence:
- the LOC126699817 gene encoding disease resistance protein Roq1-like: MEVFPVFYDVDPSDVRKQEGTFAKAFAEHEKENIEKVQTWRVALRKVANLSGWHLRDRSEAEVIQDIVKVTFDKLRHSHTFLVDTKKLVGINSRVEQLMSHLAIGSKDVRIVGIWGIGGMGKTTLARVVYDMVFNQFEACGFIDDVRVNNEKHDLLWLQKELLKKLLICKDIDKKDVNDIDLMLKNRLRHKKILLVLDDVNESKQLDKLVGSRD, from the exons ATGGAAGTTTTTCCTGTTTTTTATGATGTGGATCCATCTGATGTAAGGAAACAAGAAGGAACTTTTGCAAAAGCTTTTGCTGAACATGAAAAGGAGAACATAGAGAAAGTGCAGACATGGAGAGTTGCTTTGAGAAAAGTGGCCAATCTCTCAGGATGGCATTTGCGGGACAg gTCGGAGGCAGAAGTTATCCAAGACATTGTGAAAGTCACATTTGATAAATTGAGGCATTCTCATACATTCTTAGTAGATACTAAGAAACTAGTTGGAATAAATTCTCGAGTTGAACAATTGATGTCACATTTAGCTATAGGGTCAAAGGATGTTCGCATTGTAGGAATTTGGGGTATTGGAGGAATGGGTAAGACAACTCTTGCTAGAGTGGTTTATGATATggttttcaatcaatttgaagCTTGTGGTTTTATTGATGATGTTAGggtaaataatgaaaaacatgACTTGCTTTGGTTACAAaaagaacttttgaaaaaaCTTTTGATATGCAAGGACATTGACAAAAAAGATGTTAATGATATAGATCTCATGCTCAAAAATAGGTTACGTCATAAAAAGATTCTTCTTGTTCTCGATGATGTAAATGAATCAAAACAATTGGACAAATTAGTTGGGAGCCGTGATTAG